From Amycolatopsis cihanbeyliensis, a single genomic window includes:
- a CDS encoding DeoR/GlpR family DNA-binding transcription regulator: MRRYERLGRVLELVGARDRVEVEELAGELGVSAATIRRDFDHLAEQQLLTRTRGGAVSNNVSYDLPLRYKTARHAPEKSRIAGAVTAMVPRGAVVGLNGGTTTTEIARSLAAGTDLAGGLDGPTLTVVTNALNIANELAVRAQLKLVLTGGVARPHSFELTGPLATRVLSEVSLDLLVLGVDAIDPRGGAFAHHEGEANINRLMVERSARVVVAADSSKLGHRAFARICPVGAVHAVVTDTGVTPEAADAFRAAGVDLRTV, from the coding sequence GTGAGGCGGTACGAACGGCTGGGCCGCGTACTCGAGCTCGTCGGTGCGCGGGACCGGGTCGAGGTCGAGGAGCTGGCGGGCGAGCTGGGCGTGTCCGCGGCGACGATCCGCAGGGACTTCGACCACCTCGCCGAGCAGCAACTGCTCACCAGGACCCGCGGCGGCGCGGTGTCCAACAACGTGTCCTACGACCTGCCACTGCGCTACAAGACCGCGCGGCACGCGCCGGAGAAGTCGCGGATCGCCGGCGCGGTGACCGCCATGGTGCCGCGGGGAGCGGTGGTCGGGCTGAACGGGGGCACGACCACCACCGAGATCGCCCGATCGCTGGCCGCGGGTACCGACCTCGCAGGCGGCCTGGACGGGCCCACGCTCACCGTGGTCACCAACGCGCTCAACATCGCCAACGAGCTGGCGGTGCGCGCCCAGCTCAAGCTGGTGCTCACCGGCGGGGTGGCGCGCCCGCACTCCTTCGAGCTGACCGGACCGCTGGCGACCAGGGTGCTCAGCGAGGTCTCGCTGGACCTGCTGGTGCTCGGGGTGGATGCGATCGACCCGCGCGGCGGGGCGTTCGCGCACCACGAGGGCGAGGCGAACATCAACCGGTTGATGGTCGAGCGTTCGGCGCGGGTGGTGGTCGCCGCGGACAGCTCGAAGCTCGGCCACCGGGCGTTCGCCCGGATCTGCCCGGTCGGCGCGGTACACGCGGTGGTCACCGATACCGGGGTGACGCCCGAGGCCGCCGACGCATTCCGCGCCGCCGGAGTGGACCTGCGCACCGTCTGA
- a CDS encoding DUF5107 domain-containing protein — protein sequence MRTSLSPTELVLPTAELGPENPLPPLTMPERAQEVTNPGELPPDLAANLAYGRLGSVLPYHLQDAYSRERTERELPAIVLDNGRLRATVLPSLGGRLYSLWHRESGRELVHRNPVCQPANLALRGAWFAGGVEWNLGSTGHTTLTCAPMHAARVTGPDGSPVLRLWEWERTRDLPYQVDLWLPPDSDFLYVGVRIRNPHPHTVPAYWWSNIAVKQEQGTRVLAPAEGAWRYAYSGRLERIPVPGTPDLTYPERHRHAADLFFDLPGEEYPLIAAVDERGEGLAQLSTGRLRGRKLFVWGTSAGGARWQEWLSPGAPGYLEIQAGLARTQLEHLPLPAGEVWDWLEAYGPLRTDPAVVHGPEWTRACAEVRERLPGASELAARYRDWLGVADTEPGEWLHTGSGWGALEARLRGLDLRATPFPASTLTRRQRPWLDLLAGRAPEGDPAEAPGTAPVSAPWRELVEAVADTWASWYQRGIARWRHGDLAGAEQAWRASLARAPNAWATRNLAVLAGERGRAAEAADLLVEAHGLSPETPALAVEALAGTLAAGRPEQARHLLGGLPARVRALGRVRLLEARLRLALGDPRGAEEIFDSGFEVPDIREGETLLSRTWEEIQHALAAEGRQVRPLPPRYDFRMTGW from the coding sequence ATGAGGACCTCGCTGTCGCCGACCGAGCTGGTGCTGCCGACCGCCGAGCTCGGGCCGGAGAACCCTTTGCCGCCGCTGACCATGCCGGAGCGGGCGCAGGAGGTGACCAACCCCGGCGAGTTGCCGCCGGACCTGGCCGCGAACCTGGCCTACGGTCGCCTGGGTAGCGTGTTGCCGTACCACCTGCAGGACGCCTACTCGCGCGAGCGGACCGAGCGGGAGTTGCCCGCGATCGTGCTGGACAACGGGCGGCTGCGGGCTACCGTGCTGCCCTCGCTCGGCGGCAGGTTGTACTCCTTGTGGCATCGGGAAAGCGGCCGCGAGCTGGTGCACCGCAACCCGGTGTGCCAACCGGCGAACCTCGCCCTGCGCGGCGCGTGGTTCGCCGGCGGGGTGGAGTGGAACCTGGGTAGTACCGGGCACACCACGCTGACCTGCGCGCCGATGCACGCGGCGCGGGTGACGGGGCCGGACGGTTCGCCGGTGCTACGGCTGTGGGAGTGGGAGCGGACAAGGGACCTGCCGTACCAGGTGGACCTGTGGCTCCCGCCCGACTCCGACTTCCTGTACGTCGGTGTGCGGATACGCAACCCGCATCCACACACCGTGCCCGCCTACTGGTGGTCGAACATCGCCGTGAAGCAGGAGCAGGGAACCCGCGTGCTGGCGCCGGCCGAAGGAGCGTGGCGGTACGCCTACTCGGGACGGCTGGAGCGGATCCCGGTGCCGGGGACGCCGGACCTGACCTACCCGGAACGGCACCGGCATGCCGCGGACTTGTTCTTCGACCTGCCGGGGGAGGAGTACCCGTTGATCGCCGCCGTGGACGAGCGGGGCGAGGGCCTTGCGCAGCTGTCCACGGGCCGCCTGCGCGGGCGGAAACTGTTCGTCTGGGGCACCTCCGCCGGCGGCGCGCGCTGGCAGGAGTGGCTGTCCCCCGGCGCTCCCGGTTACCTGGAGATCCAGGCCGGGCTGGCGCGGACCCAGCTCGAGCATCTGCCGTTGCCCGCGGGCGAGGTATGGGACTGGCTGGAGGCCTACGGTCCGCTGCGCACCGATCCCGCCGTCGTGCATGGTCCGGAATGGACACGAGCCTGCGCGGAGGTGCGGGAGCGGCTGCCCGGTGCCTCGGAACTCGCCGCGCGGTACCGGGACTGGCTGGGCGTCGCCGATACCGAACCCGGTGAGTGGCTGCACACCGGCTCCGGCTGGGGCGCGTTGGAGGCGCGGCTGCGCGGGCTGGACCTGCGCGCGACTCCCTTCCCCGCGAGCACGCTGACCCGGCGGCAGCGGCCGTGGCTGGACCTGCTTGCCGGCCGCGCGCCGGAGGGTGACCCCGCCGAGGCGCCCGGAACGGCGCCGGTGTCGGCGCCGTGGCGAGAGCTGGTGGAAGCGGTGGCCGACACCTGGGCAAGCTGGTACCAGCGTGGGATCGCCCGCTGGCGGCATGGCGACCTCGCGGGTGCCGAGCAGGCGTGGCGTGCCTCGCTGGCGCGGGCGCCGAACGCGTGGGCCACCCGCAACCTCGCGGTGCTGGCAGGCGAACGGGGCCGGGCTGCCGAGGCGGCCGACCTGCTCGTCGAGGCGCACGGGCTGAGCCCGGAAACTCCGGCGTTGGCGGTGGAGGCGCTCGCCGGGACCCTCGCCGCGGGGCGGCCCGAGCAGGCACGACACCTGCTGGGCGGCCTTCCGGCGCGGGTGCGGGCGCTGGGCAGGGTTCGGCTGCTCGAGGCAAGGCTGCGGCTGGCGCTCGGCGATCCGCGGGGTGCGGAGGAGATCTTCGACTCCGGGTTCGAGGTGCCGGACATCCGGGAAGGGGAGACGCTGCTTTCCCGGACCTGGGAGGAGATCCAGCACGCACTGGCCGCAGAGGGGAGGCAGGTTCGCCCGCTGCCGCCCCGGTACGACTTCCGGATGACCGGATGGTGA
- a CDS encoding ABC transporter ATP-binding protein, translating into MATVTFRGATRYYAGTADPAVDGLDLDVADGEFLVLVGPSGCGKSTTLRMLAGLEGVDEGQVHIGDREVTDLPPKERDIAMVFQNYALYPHMTVAENIGFHLKIQKMPKRERAHRVAEAARLLDLESFLDRKPANLSGGQRQRVAMGRAIVRRPQVFCMDEPLSNLDAKLRVQTRTQIASLQRKLGVTTIYVTHDQVEAMTMGDRVAVLKDGTLQQCDTPVGLFAKPANLFVAGFIGSPAMNLVRTTVGAEGAVVGGRHIPLTPAQASALPGSEVVVGVRPEGWLTGEPAEGIEAVVEVVEELGSDQYLYCSVEQAGVPHTVTVRTAGMAPWRRGEKVGLTPSPGAVHLFDAEAGERLPDA; encoded by the coding sequence ATGGCAACTGTCACGTTCCGCGGCGCCACGCGCTACTACGCGGGCACCGCCGACCCCGCGGTGGACGGGCTGGACCTGGACGTCGCCGACGGCGAGTTCCTCGTCCTCGTCGGCCCGTCCGGGTGCGGGAAGTCCACCACCCTGCGCATGCTCGCCGGGCTGGAAGGGGTCGACGAGGGCCAGGTGCACATCGGTGACCGCGAGGTCACCGACCTGCCGCCGAAGGAGCGGGACATCGCGATGGTGTTCCAGAACTACGCGCTGTACCCGCATATGACCGTCGCGGAGAACATCGGCTTCCATCTGAAGATCCAGAAGATGCCGAAGCGGGAACGCGCCCACCGGGTGGCCGAGGCAGCGCGGTTGCTCGACCTGGAGTCCTTTTTGGACCGCAAACCTGCGAATCTCTCCGGCGGCCAGCGGCAGCGGGTGGCGATGGGCAGGGCTATCGTGCGCAGGCCACAGGTGTTCTGCATGGACGAGCCGCTGTCCAACCTGGACGCCAAGCTGCGGGTGCAGACCAGGACGCAGATCGCCTCACTGCAACGTAAGCTCGGGGTGACCACGATATACGTCACGCACGACCAGGTCGAGGCGATGACCATGGGTGACAGGGTCGCGGTGCTCAAGGACGGCACCCTGCAACAGTGCGACACCCCGGTCGGGCTGTTCGCCAAGCCGGCGAACCTGTTCGTCGCCGGGTTCATCGGCTCACCCGCGATGAACCTGGTACGGACCACCGTCGGCGCGGAGGGCGCGGTGGTCGGTGGCAGGCATATCCCGCTGACCCCTGCGCAGGCCTCGGCCCTACCCGGCTCCGAGGTGGTGGTCGGGGTGCGCCCGGAGGGCTGGCTGACCGGTGAGCCCGCCGAGGGGATCGAGGCCGTGGTCGAGGTGGTCGAGGAACTCGGCAGCGACCAGTACCTGTACTGCTCGGTCGAGCAGGCCGGCGTCCCGCACACGGTCACCGTGCGCACCGCCGGGATGGCGCCGTGGCGGCGGGGAGAGAAGGTCGGCCTCACCCCGAGTCCCGGCGCGGTGCACCTTTTCGACGCGGAGGCAGGCGAACGGCTGCCGGACGCATGA
- a CDS encoding carbohydrate ABC transporter permease: MSTVETATRKPPRRPKPAPGSRRTSPLRVLGMVVVLLFTAFNVFVLYWLLASSFKTPVEIFTQPFQLPRQWFVVGRPLRNFIYAWSQAGFGSAFLTTVLLVAAAAVTVVLISAPAAYALTRLGFRSSNGMTNFIAVGMGVPFQTVIIPLFVGMSEVGLTNNLFGLYLIYVALSLPFTVFLLTGFFRSLPDEMEEAAAIDGASPVRTFVSIMLPLASGGLITALILNTIGLWNETLLAIVFLQDNANFTLGRALFTFYGAASYQSEYGGLIAGITIVVLPMLVLYVVLARRIITGLTLGAGK; the protein is encoded by the coding sequence ATGTCGACAGTAGAAACGGCGACCCGGAAACCACCGCGCCGGCCGAAGCCCGCGCCGGGATCGCGGCGTACCAGCCCGTTACGGGTACTCGGGATGGTCGTGGTGTTGCTGTTCACCGCGTTCAACGTGTTCGTGCTGTACTGGCTGCTGGCCTCCTCGTTCAAGACGCCGGTGGAGATCTTCACCCAGCCGTTCCAGCTTCCGCGGCAGTGGTTCGTGGTCGGCAGGCCGCTGCGCAACTTCATCTACGCCTGGAGCCAGGCAGGGTTCGGCTCGGCCTTTCTCACCACCGTGCTGCTGGTCGCGGCCGCCGCGGTCACGGTGGTGCTGATCTCCGCTCCGGCCGCGTACGCGCTCACCAGACTCGGTTTCCGCAGCTCGAACGGGATGACGAACTTCATCGCGGTGGGCATGGGCGTGCCGTTCCAGACGGTGATCATCCCGCTGTTCGTCGGGATGTCCGAAGTCGGCCTGACCAACAACCTGTTCGGCCTCTACCTGATCTACGTCGCGCTCTCGCTGCCGTTCACGGTGTTCCTGCTGACCGGCTTCTTCCGCTCGCTGCCGGACGAGATGGAGGAGGCCGCCGCCATCGACGGTGCCTCACCCGTGCGCACCTTCGTCTCGATCATGCTGCCACTGGCCAGTGGCGGGCTGATCACCGCGCTCATCCTGAACACCATCGGGCTGTGGAACGAGACCCTGCTGGCCATCGTGTTCCTCCAGGACAACGCGAACTTCACGCTGGGGAGGGCGCTGTTCACCTTCTACGGCGCCGCGAGCTACCAGTCCGAGTACGGCGGCCTCATCGCCGGCATCACCATCGTCGTGCTGCCGATGCTGGTGCTCTACGTCGTGCTGGCCAGAAGGATCATCACCGGCCTGACGCTCGGTGCGGGGAAGTAG
- a CDS encoding carbohydrate ABC transporter permease, with product MARPAGRQGAHLAGKRRLFWPLLAPAMALYLIFLVVPTIITAVLSFTSWAGAGDTPEFTGFDQYRELLGSDSFQHAFLNTLAYIVVGGVGTFVLAFLFTMVLRDMRGGRLVRAVLFFPNIVAPVALGMFLGFVFKYQPNKQGLANFLLEGVGLDAVQFLRPENVTYAVIGALIWASSGFYITILMAAVDRIPPYLYEDAEIAGASPWQKFRTVTLPLTWDVVGVAGVLWTINAMKIFELVFVLAGPGTYSPPIESWTLGIYVFDRSFGTRGTPAYGVACACAVMMIVLVSVFVVLLRRLMRRDAIQF from the coding sequence ATGGCGCGTCCCGCCGGCAGGCAGGGCGCGCATCTGGCAGGCAAGCGGCGGCTGTTCTGGCCGCTGCTCGCCCCGGCCATGGCGCTGTACCTGATCTTCCTGGTCGTTCCGACAATCATCACCGCGGTACTGAGCTTCACGAGCTGGGCGGGGGCGGGCGACACCCCGGAGTTCACCGGCTTCGACCAGTACCGCGAGTTGCTCGGCAGTGACTCCTTCCAGCACGCCTTCCTGAACACGCTGGCCTACATCGTGGTCGGCGGGGTGGGCACCTTCGTGCTGGCGTTCCTGTTCACCATGGTGCTGCGGGACATGCGCGGTGGCAGGTTGGTGCGGGCCGTGCTGTTCTTCCCGAACATCGTCGCGCCGGTGGCGCTGGGCATGTTTCTCGGATTCGTGTTCAAGTACCAGCCGAACAAGCAGGGCCTTGCCAATTTCCTGCTGGAGGGCGTCGGCCTGGACGCCGTGCAGTTCCTGCGCCCGGAGAACGTCACCTACGCGGTGATCGGGGCGCTGATCTGGGCGAGCTCGGGCTTCTACATCACCATCCTGATGGCCGCGGTGGATCGCATCCCGCCGTACCTCTACGAGGACGCGGAGATAGCGGGCGCCTCGCCGTGGCAGAAGTTCCGCACGGTCACCCTGCCGCTGACCTGGGACGTGGTCGGGGTGGCCGGGGTGTTGTGGACGATCAACGCGATGAAGATCTTCGAGCTGGTGTTCGTGCTGGCCGGGCCGGGCACGTACTCGCCGCCGATCGAGTCCTGGACGCTGGGCATCTACGTGTTCGACCGTTCGTTCGGCACCCGCGGCACCCCGGCCTACGGCGTCGCCTGTGCCTGTGCCGTGATGATGATCGTTCTGGTGTCCGTGTTCGTCGTGCTGCTGCGACGGCTGATGCGCCGAGACGCGATCCAGTTCTAG
- a CDS encoding ABC transporter substrate-binding protein encodes MRSAPTRALAAGVAVVLAAAGCGTDTGAGFGENTTPGAAEYFETPCPEPGVQPPGEHLRYWSMWTADEPQGRVLQHAIECFESKTGVTVDVQWLGRKVLTQNVSPALNTDEVPDLIDQDLSQMNAAIVAPGGTQSVEDVLTMKVGEGDRTVEDVLAPYSYQLPQNADAEGERFLIPYELITNAWWFDRNAVRDFSPPDTIDEMFALFDKAKANGKAAISQDGDIKFYNSYFFTQLAARFVGPGGLAEAAADRSGQAWKTEPGFLAAARIVERLAKGGYFVDGWNASKFPQVQQRWADGESAYTYNGSWLPSEAREYLGKQGGGRTIDFGSFQFPMPDGATHDIVEVLPIGFSVTAKARNADTAKAFIAYVLNKDILQGIPTVSDNLAPRTDLEVPDDLADAKAALDAEGKEHTLVMDGLDGMFGGTYVDNVFFPADDALLNGKLTARQFIDQLASESAEYWRSRG; translated from the coding sequence ATGAGATCAGCTCCTACCAGGGCCCTGGCCGCGGGCGTGGCCGTGGTGCTCGCGGCCGCGGGGTGCGGGACCGACACCGGTGCGGGCTTCGGGGAAAACACGACGCCGGGCGCGGCCGAGTACTTCGAGACGCCCTGCCCCGAACCCGGCGTGCAGCCCCCGGGCGAACACCTGCGGTACTGGTCCATGTGGACCGCGGACGAGCCCCAGGGCAGAGTGCTGCAGCACGCCATCGAGTGCTTCGAGAGCAAGACCGGGGTGACCGTCGATGTGCAGTGGCTCGGCCGCAAGGTGCTCACCCAGAACGTGTCGCCCGCGCTCAACACCGATGAGGTGCCCGACCTGATCGATCAGGACCTCAGCCAGATGAACGCGGCCATCGTGGCCCCCGGCGGGACGCAGAGCGTCGAGGACGTGCTCACCATGAAGGTAGGGGAGGGGGACCGGACCGTCGAGGACGTGCTGGCGCCGTACTCCTACCAGCTACCGCAGAACGCCGATGCCGAGGGCGAGCGGTTCCTGATCCCGTACGAGCTGATCACCAACGCGTGGTGGTTCGACCGCAACGCGGTGCGGGACTTCTCGCCCCCGGACACCATCGACGAGATGTTCGCGCTGTTCGACAAGGCCAAGGCGAACGGGAAGGCCGCGATCAGCCAGGACGGCGACATCAAGTTCTACAACTCCTACTTCTTCACCCAGCTGGCCGCGCGCTTCGTGGGGCCGGGCGGGCTCGCCGAGGCGGCGGCGGACCGCAGCGGCCAGGCGTGGAAGACCGAACCGGGTTTTCTCGCCGCGGCGAGGATCGTGGAGCGGCTCGCCAAGGGCGGCTACTTCGTCGACGGCTGGAACGCCTCCAAGTTCCCGCAGGTGCAGCAGCGCTGGGCGGACGGCGAGTCGGCCTACACCTACAACGGGAGCTGGCTGCCCAGCGAGGCGCGCGAGTATCTCGGCAAGCAGGGTGGCGGCCGCACCATCGACTTCGGCTCGTTCCAGTTCCCGATGCCCGATGGTGCCACCCACGACATCGTGGAGGTGCTGCCGATCGGCTTCTCGGTGACGGCCAAGGCACGCAACGCCGACACGGCCAAGGCGTTCATCGCCTACGTGCTGAACAAGGACATCCTGCAGGGCATCCCCACCGTCAGCGACAACCTCGCCCCGCGGACTGACCTGGAGGTGCCGGACGACCTCGCCGACGCGAAGGCCGCGCTGGACGCCGAGGGCAAGGAGCACACGCTGGTGATGGACGGGCTGGACGGCATGTTCGGCGGAACCTATGTGGACAACGTGTTCTTCCCGGCCGATGACGCGCTGCTGAACGGGAAGCTCACCGCGCGGCAGTTCATCGACCAGCTGGCCAGTGAGTCGGCCGAGTACTGGAGGTCGAGGGGCTGA
- a CDS encoding ABC transporter ATP-binding protein — MCRERTHPESDRVLEVRAANKRFGSLAVLEQVSFAVRPGQAVGIVGPNGSGKSTLLRCTVGAETLDSGEVLLDGGRLDESDPGTRAALACLLDDADYFPDLSVLEHLRLYAWAHADPHPESTVDRVLEEVGLSSASDQLPVTLSTGQRHRLGLASCLVRPRRALVLDEPEQRLDASGRRWLARRLAQEKELGHAVIFASHDATLLDALADDLVQIGR, encoded by the coding sequence GTGTGCCGCGAACGTACGCACCCGGAATCCGACCGCGTCCTCGAAGTTCGTGCGGCGAACAAGCGTTTCGGTTCGCTCGCGGTTCTGGAGCAGGTGAGCTTCGCGGTGCGACCGGGCCAGGCGGTGGGGATCGTGGGGCCGAACGGGTCGGGTAAGTCCACCCTGCTGCGCTGCACAGTCGGAGCGGAGACGCTGGACTCGGGGGAGGTTCTGCTCGACGGTGGCCGACTCGACGAGTCCGACCCGGGCACGCGTGCGGCACTGGCCTGCCTGCTGGACGACGCCGACTACTTTCCGGACCTGTCCGTACTCGAGCATCTTCGCCTGTACGCGTGGGCACATGCCGACCCACACCCCGAGTCGACCGTCGACCGCGTTCTCGAGGAGGTCGGGCTGTCCTCCGCGAGCGATCAACTGCCGGTGACATTGTCGACCGGGCAGCGGCACCGCCTTGGCCTGGCCTCCTGCCTGGTGCGTCCTCGTCGGGCACTTGTCCTGGATGAGCCAGAGCAGCGGCTGGACGCATCCGGGCGCCGCTGGCTCGCGCGCCGGCTCGCACAAGAAAAGGAACTCGGCCACGCGGTCATTTTCGCTTCACATGATGCGACGCTGCTGGACGCACTGGCGGATGACCTCGTCCAGATCGGTCGTTGA
- a CDS encoding DUF6297 family protein has translation MTLHTRHAAAARPAREARRLIRARAHKRPLRLRLMAAADAALYVAMFAGLVTGAAQAGLEQSGRFLPLIRPEIVPLVRWVAVIAIVLLLITMVKLLLTFGPVLVRSPVQAWLLTSPIDRRSLLLRVYLLLLCMGTAGGVAIGVVAVIAAQLPAAGSVPWLMCTGFAGTAAVSITVLVQQRPKAIRRTQLLLSGALIGCAGAVVLVLLLAPGTRPSASVPLGADATWWALASTLTICVVTVWVAGRALGRLTRAALASGRDIAEATAVATTFLEPTILWSLLLLRRMRGIGRVRSATLSGRRVTALIRADIARLRRNRAAVALWLCLLPVPYLATAVLPAMLVPAVHLVAAFLVTTRLANGLRVVFGSAALRRAIGGRDRVLLLAHLVVPAAGTLLWGLATSPAIPSMRILATAISIVGAVLVTYRIATRPPIEYVSPMLDMGFGGVPIGLIIQLSRGPALLILLCWAQMSLG, from the coding sequence TTGACGTTGCACACACGGCACGCGGCGGCGGCACGCCCGGCACGCGAGGCGCGCCGCCTGATCCGTGCCCGGGCACACAAGCGACCGCTACGCCTGCGGCTGATGGCGGCCGCGGACGCGGCGCTGTACGTGGCGATGTTCGCGGGACTGGTCACCGGCGCGGCGCAGGCGGGGCTCGAACAGTCGGGCAGGTTCCTTCCCTTGATCAGACCCGAGATCGTCCCGCTGGTTCGGTGGGTCGCGGTGATCGCGATCGTTCTCCTCCTCATCACGATGGTCAAGTTGCTGCTCACTTTCGGGCCTGTTCTGGTTCGGAGTCCGGTGCAGGCGTGGTTGCTGACCAGCCCGATCGACCGTCGCTCCCTCCTCCTCCGGGTCTACCTGCTCCTGCTCTGCATGGGGACGGCCGGAGGAGTCGCGATCGGCGTCGTGGCCGTCATCGCCGCTCAACTCCCCGCGGCCGGCTCGGTGCCCTGGCTCATGTGCACCGGCTTCGCCGGTACAGCCGCGGTATCGATCACTGTGCTGGTTCAACAGCGCCCCAAGGCCATCCGTCGCACCCAACTCCTGCTGTCCGGTGCCCTGATCGGTTGTGCGGGCGCAGTGGTACTGGTGCTGCTGCTGGCGCCGGGGACGCGGCCGTCCGCCAGTGTGCCGCTCGGCGCCGACGCCACGTGGTGGGCGCTGGCGTCAACGCTCACCATCTGCGTGGTCACGGTCTGGGTGGCCGGTCGTGCGCTGGGACGACTGACCCGCGCGGCGTTGGCGTCCGGCCGCGATATCGCCGAGGCCACGGCGGTGGCCACGACCTTCCTGGAACCGACCATTCTCTGGTCGCTGCTGCTCCTACGCAGGATGCGCGGCATCGGCAGGGTACGATCCGCGACCCTGAGCGGTCGCCGGGTCACCGCGCTGATCAGGGCCGACATCGCCCGCCTGCGGCGAAACCGGGCAGCCGTCGCGCTATGGCTGTGTCTGCTGCCCGTACCGTATCTGGCAACCGCCGTCCTACCGGCGATGCTCGTTCCCGCCGTGCACCTGGTCGCCGCGTTCCTCGTGACGACTCGCCTGGCCAACGGCTTGCGAGTCGTCTTCGGTTCGGCGGCACTGCGTCGGGCGATCGGTGGACGGGATCGGGTCCTGCTGCTCGCCCACCTCGTCGTTCCGGCCGCGGGCACGCTCCTGTGGGGTCTCGCGACCAGCCCGGCGATCCCGAGCATGCGGATCCTCGCTACGGCGATCTCCATCGTGGGCGCGGTGCTGGTCACCTACCGGATCGCGACCCGCCCTCCGATCGAGTACGTCTCCCCCATGTTGGATATGGGATTCGGGGGCGTGCCGATCGGGCTGATAATCCAGCTCAGCCGCGGCCCCGCACTCCTCATCCTCCTGTGCTGGGCGCAGATGTCACTCGGCTGA
- a CDS encoding Gfo/Idh/MocA family protein, with amino-acid sequence MAAKEESEHGQPEHNQPDHEPGTSTEHGVSRRAALRTGAIAGTTLAALGTGQLGAAAAGQQPPEVLGAEDRSWPPRRGRTMMGVPFEPRAQVRVGIIGLGNRGSAMLPLFLAVPGMRVTAVCDVDPAKVAKASSVITGKGYPAPATFDEGEHAFEWLCRRDDVDLVYVVTPWDWHVDMALAAMRSGKHVGVECPIATTVEDLWELVNTSEQTRRHCLQLENCCYGRNELRALRMAHEGMFGELLHGSGAYLHDLRELLFSDTYYADQWRRDWHTRLDGDLYPTHGLGPVASYLDINRGDRLVRMTSMSTPALGLADYRARHVPEGDPKWRERYVNGDVTMSLLQTEQGRVIHLVHGVSSPHPYSRLNHLAGTKGVFEDYPPRIYLEPDATDHRWRDWDDYAEHDHWLWKEVGPGPGGHGGMDYLMLYRLGQTMRLGLPPDMDVYDAAAWNAPFALSALSVRYGSLPMPVPDFTRGRWRTPHPGPDSEKP; translated from the coding sequence ATGGCCGCCAAGGAAGAATCCGAGCACGGACAGCCCGAGCACAACCAACCCGACCACGAACCCGGCACGAGCACCGAGCACGGTGTCTCCCGGCGCGCGGCGCTGCGTACCGGGGCCATTGCCGGAACCACCCTTGCCGCGCTCGGCACCGGGCAGCTCGGCGCCGCCGCGGCGGGCCAGCAGCCACCCGAGGTACTCGGCGCCGAGGATCGTTCCTGGCCACCGCGGCGCGGCCGTACGATGATGGGCGTCCCGTTCGAACCGAGGGCGCAGGTGCGGGTCGGCATCATCGGCCTCGGCAACCGGGGTTCCGCGATGCTGCCGCTGTTCCTCGCGGTGCCCGGAATGCGGGTCACCGCGGTCTGCGATGTCGACCCGGCCAAGGTGGCAAAGGCGTCCTCGGTGATCACCGGCAAGGGATATCCCGCCCCCGCGACCTTCGACGAGGGTGAGCACGCCTTCGAGTGGCTGTGCCGGCGCGACGACGTCGACCTCGTCTACGTGGTGACGCCCTGGGACTGGCACGTGGACATGGCACTCGCCGCGATGCGGTCCGGCAAGCACGTCGGCGTGGAGTGCCCGATCGCCACCACGGTCGAGGACCTGTGGGAGCTGGTGAACACCTCCGAGCAGACCCGGCGGCACTGCCTGCAGTTGGAGAACTGCTGTTACGGCCGTAACGAGCTGCGTGCGCTGCGGATGGCGCACGAGGGGATGTTCGGCGAGTTGCTGCACGGTTCCGGCGCCTACCTGCACGACCTGCGTGAGCTGCTGTTCTCCGACACCTACTACGCGGACCAGTGGCGCAGGGACTGGCACACCAGGCTGGACGGCGACCTGTACCCGACCCACGGCCTCGGGCCGGTCGCGTCCTATCTGGACATCAACCGCGGCGACCGGCTGGTGCGGATGACCTCGATGAGCACCCCCGCGCTCGGCCTCGCCGACTACCGTGCGCGACACGTCCCCGAGGGGGACCCGAAGTGGCGGGAGCGCTACGTCAACGGGGACGTGACGATGAGCCTGCTTCAGACCGAGCAGGGGCGGGTCATCCACCTCGTGCACGGCGTGTCCAGCCCGCACCCGTACAGCAGGCTCAACCACCTGGCCGGGACGAAAGGCGTCTTCGAGGACTACCCGCCGCGGATCTACCTCGAGCCGGACGCGACCGACCACCGCTGGCGGGACTGGGACGACTATGCCGAGCACGACCACTGGTTGTGGAAGGAGGTCGGCCCGGGGCCCGGCGGGCATGGCGGGATGGACTACCTGATGCTCTACCGCCTCGGCCAGACCATGCGGCTCGGCCTGCCGCCGGACATGGATGTCTACGACGCGGCCGCGTGGAACGCGCCGTTCG